In one Cardiocondyla obscurior isolate alpha-2009 linkage group LG17, Cobs3.1, whole genome shotgun sequence genomic region, the following are encoded:
- the Pi3k68d gene encoding phosphatidylinositol 4-phosphate 3-kinase C2 domain-containing subunit beta isoform X1, whose translation MSHYGKSTCDQKTAVTDHERKYQEDLEQAKALSLESLALEKYRLEKLRLENLSNVQQACFTQNNVCNTNSVSETDGSQGERSQCRSRPRPGSINTNQKTTISTVILAPPPPIPCRRNSTTATSNQDSSTDLINFTSPVKQDNLAEYCSAAPPPPPKAPLEPKWDTHPSLLKKQSRVSRSNSSVSAYQSRDFRYHSLSPGPRSSTAPCTPGTPGISPIMSRATSVSNTVSDIIPQPAWKSIIFKHFFFTQIPPLPMNYRPTPAICAPFCMDDEQLNVLKVIEKKPNSNLIDLNSFEQTEDKTNVRVSVLEAFDPLLIKTDHENNSMQEHKNDSQSQVSGSVYDPFDPFDYMYSTNESVNSDPVYAAVEKSAKSPAVSPAAPPPLPPRNSAAWNTIERRRTSLDRRQKRQTRLYENVTVIKTTSSLQDCDLKAFHNIIKSIRSEFPFNNPSTNIGYVVSPIMENLYPDGTSIKLVVHPQLPNNDADLVQPITFTCNVNCSVEHVILNVACSLEDEDTVNVEKYCLRVWGLAEYLAPNTTLAQYEYIHLCIKLEKDIELAIMNRAQIKQSIARTLQDDNCDQSLKLEDILPNEPSQPISYDTLIILLETVEKEMERVETAALQLATTNQGSTLLPQLQPHGVVQAVKAVCALMGNIETFEITEAIDNFVNACCQFLPQAHTANIECKKPEIIHEDGDYGVVTLRKKFPDVIASHCHKIRDAIQELVETYCHAFKVNFQLNSKGDFPTNTLIATEVIDTILVRVGALHRLPSTWKHDDYIVAAQIFHGTRPVGNPVLSEPMTVSTNFYPRILFNSWLEFRGISVCQVPREARLVLVLYGRTLQPAEHESNSSAENVMQKEELGWGAIQFFDYDGVMSQGSFFLSLWPAIADKRLGPAPAPGIHPRGDTHPIIGVELPDYGGKVLFPSSSELRDYDVDSLDFNSLDQNTQELLIDITQQDTFSRPPIDEREILWEKRHYLHDRPEALPKVLLAAHSWDWACLPDLHASLRIWSPLPPVQALQLLLPCFPDMKVREMAVDWIRELSNDELVDYLPQLLQAMKHETYEASPLTRFLLERALLSPRVAHYIYWLLNQALPGQSPQVQNSAEIAVDDDKAISCARYQRRLQLMLRALLAVIGDALRKSFLTQQLLVKNLHEVAENIKVTKESLRIDTLKTGLQNIHCQLMEDNGTCLPLSPSKLVFGINVQTCAYFPSFTLPLKINFISCDNVISPAIFKVGDDLQQDMLTLQMVRIMDKLWLKEGLDLKMVTFACVPTGHKRGMIEMVTDAETLRKIQVEFGLTGSFKDRPIAEWLAKHNPSELEYERAVENFTASCAGYSVATYILGICDRHNDNIMLKTSGHLFHIDFGKFLGDAQMFGNFKRDRTPFVLTSDMAYVINGGDKPSAKFHHFVDLCCQAFNIVRKHGNLILHLFGLMTSSGIPGVTVDAVSYVQKALLPGQTNPEAAATFARMIESSLKNWFTQFNFFLHNLAQMRFSGDHSEGELLSFIPRTYTMQQEGELTSVQVHGYQKRYDPEKYYMYILRIQRKGQPDPTYLFRSYKEFCEFYQKLCIHFPLAKVTSLPSGISVGRSNIKQVADKRRADIEKFLVSLFKMAPEISQSDLVYTFFHPLLRDQKNPDIRLRKVKVGNNWWAEKRVRDNMQSGQIKLALHYVRGTLSVMVCHARGLPKVANAQEPNTYVKVYLKPDPTKATKRKTKVVKKNCHPSFMEMLEYRMPLEVIKERTLEATIWNHDTLQENEFLGGISLPLGRLELTNETIEWFPLGNVR comes from the exons ATGTCACATTACGGCAAGAGCACCTGCGACCAAAAGACTGCAGTGACTGACCATGAGAGAAAGTACCAGGAGGACTTGGAGCAGGCCAAGGCCCTCAGTCTGGAAAGCCTGGCTCTAGAGAAGTACAGATTGGAGAAGCTGCGATTGGAAAATCTTAGTAATGTGCAACAGGCGTGCTTTACGCAAAACAATGTATGTAATACAAACAGTGTTTCGGAGACGGATGGCTCGCAGGGTGAAAG GTCTCAATGCAGAAGTCGGCCAAGACCAGGATCGATTAACACAAATCAAAAAACTACTATTAGTACGGTAATATTAGCACCGCCACCACCAATACCATGTAGAAGAAACTCAACAACCGCTACGTCGAATCAAGATTCTTCTACggatctaattaattttacaagccCTGTAAAACAAGATAATCTGGCTGAATATTGTTCGGCTGCACCTCCGCCACCacc gAAAGCACCATTAGAACCTAAATGGGATACTCATCCGTCGTTATTGAAGAAACAGTCAAGAGTGTCTCGAAGTAATAGCTCAGTCAGTGCATATCAATCTAGAGATTTTAGGTATCATTCCCTTTCCCCAGGTCCACGATCTTCCACAGCACCATGCACGCCAGGAACTCCGGGAATTAGCCCTATCATGTCAAGAGCTACTAGCGTCAGCAATACCGTATCTGATATTATTCCGCAG CCTGCATGGAAATCTATTatctttaaacattttttcttcACACAG attccTCCCTTGCCTATGAATTATAGACCAACACCTGCCATTTGTGCTCCGTTTTGTATGGACGATGAACAGTTGAACGTATTAAAAGTGATAGAGAAGAAACCAAATAGCAATCTTATAGATTTGAATAGTTTTGAACAAACAGAAGACAAAACAAACGTACGAGTTAGCGTATTGGAAGCATTTGATCCGTTACTTATTAAGACTGATCATGAAAATAATTCCATGCAAGAACATAAAAATG attCACAATCACAAGTTAGTGGCAGTGTATACGATCCATTTGACCCGTTCGATTATATGTATAGCACAAATGAAAGCGTTAATTCGGATCCGGTTTATGCTGCGGTGGAAAAATCAGCAAAATCTCCAGCTGTATCACCAGCTGCACCACCTCCATTGCCTCCTCGAAATTCGGCTGCGTGGAATACTATAGAAAGACGAAGAACTTCATTAGACCGTCGG CAGAAGCGTCAAACACGATTGTATGAAAATGTAACAGTCATTAAAACTACATCGTCTCTGCAAGATTGTGACCTAAAAGCGTTTCACAATATTATAAAGTCTATACGAA GCGAGTTTCCGTTTAATAATCCTAGTACAAATATTGGATATGTTGTTAGCCCAATAATGGAAAATTTATATCCTGATGGTACAAGTATAAAATTAGTGGTTCATCCACAATTACCTAATAACGATGCGGATCTTGTACAACCTATCACTTTTACTTGTAAtg TGAACTGCAGTGTTGAGCatgttattttaaacgttGCCTGTTCCTTGGAAGACGAAGATACGGTGAATGTAGAAAAGTATTGTTTAAGAGTATGGGGATTAGCTGAATATCTTGCACCTAATACAACCTTAGCACAATAcgaatatatacatttatgtattaaattagaaaaagatattgagTTAGCTATAATGAACAGAGCGCAAATTAAACAATCCATTGCTCGAACG tTGCAAGATGATAATTGTGATCAATCTTTAAAACTAGAAGATATTTTACCGAATGAACCGTCGCAGCCTATTTCATAtgatacgttaattattttactgg AGACAGTAGAGAAAGAAATGGAACGCGTAGAAACTGCAGCGTTACAACTGGCAACCACAAATCAAGGCTCTACTTTATTGCCACAACTTCAACCGCACGGCGTAGTGCAAGCGGTAAAAGCAGTGTGTGCCTTAATGGGAAATATCGAGACATTCGAGATTACAGAAGCTATTGACAATTTCGTGAATGCTTGCTGCCAATTTTTGCCTCAAGCTCACACGGCCAATATAGAATGTAAAAAACCTGAGATTATACACGAAGATGGCGATTACGGTGTGGTAACTTTGAGGAAAAAGTTCCCTGATGTAATCGCGTCTCATTGTCATAAAATTCGCGATGCTATTCAGGAACTTGTCGAAACGTACTGTCATGCGTTTAAGgtcaattttcaattaaatagcAAAGGCGATTTTCCGACAA ataCATTGATTGCGACAGAAGTAATCGATACTATTTTGGTACGTGTTGGAGCTTTACACAGGTTACCATCTACTTGGAAACATGATGATTATATAGTAGCAGCTCAAATTTTTCACGGAACCAGACCTGTGGGAAATCCAGTTTTATCAGAACCAATGACAGTCAGTACGAATTTCTATCCAAGAATTCTATTTAATTCATG gTTGGAATTTCGCGGAATAAGTGTTTGTCAAGTACCACGGGAAGCCAGACTTGTGTTAGTTCTTTATGGACGCACGCTGCAGCCCGCGGAGCACGAATCTAACTCATCTGCAGAAAATGTAATGCAAAAAGAAGAACTCGGATGGGGTGCTATACAATTTTTCGATTATGATGG cGTTATGAGCCAAGGGAgtttttttctatctctttgGCCAGCCATTGCAGACAAACGATTAGGTCCGGCACCAGCACCTGGAATTCATCCGCGTGGTGATACTCATCCCATAATAGGAGTAGAATTACCCGATTATGGAGGAAAAGTATTATTTCCCAGTTCTTCGGAATTGCGAGATTATGATGTGGACTCGTTAGACTTTAATTCGTTAGATCAAAATACACAAGAATTACTAATAGATATTACGCAACAAGATACATTTTCGAG ACCGCCTATCGACGAAAGGGAAATTCTGTGGGAGAAAAGACATTATTTACACGATAGACCTGAAGCTTTACCAAAAGTATTACTAGCTGCACATAGTTGGGACTGGGCATGTCTACCGGATTTACATGCGTCACTTAGAATTTGGAGTCCACTGCCTCCTGTGCAGGCGTTACAGTTACTTTTACCGTg cTTTCCGGATATGAAAGTTAGGGAGATGGCTGTGGATTGGATTCGCGAGCTCAGTAATGACGAACTAGTCGATTATTTGCCACAATTACTTCAAGCAATGAAACACGAAACATATGAAGCATCACCTCTAACTCGATTTTTGTTAGAACGTGCCTTACTTTCACCACGAGTGGCtcattatatttattggtTGCTAAATCAAGCGCTGCCGGGACAAAGTCCCCAGGTACAG aattctGCTGAAATCGCCGTGGATGATGACAAAGCTATTAGTTGTGCTCGTTATCAACGAAGATTACAATTAATGTTAAGGGCATTATTGGCAGTTATCGGAGATGCGTTAAGAAAAAGTTTCCTCACCCAACAGCTACTAGTTAAA AATCTGCACGAAGTGgctgaaaatattaaagttacaaAAGAATCGTTACGAATAGATACGCTTAAAACTGGTTTACAAAATATACACTGCCAATTAATGGAAGACAATGGAACATGCTTGCCATTGTCTCCCAGTAAACTAGTATTTGGTATAAACGTACAGACTTGTGCCTATTTCCCGTCGTTCACTCTCccgttaaaaattaactttatcaGTTGTGATAATGTTATAAGTCCAGCTATCTTtaag gTTGGCGATGATTTGCAACAGGATATGTTAACTCTTCAAATGGTACGTATTATGGACAAATTGTGGTTGAAGGAAGGTCTTGATTTGAAAATGGTAACTTTTGCCTGTGTGCCCACCGGCCACAAACGTGGAATGATAGAAATGGTGACGGATGCGGAAACATTACGGAAAATTCAAGTCGAATTTGGACTAACTGGATCATTTAAGGATCGACCGATCGCGGAGTGGTTAGCGAAGCATAATCCTTCGGAATTAGAATATGAAAGGGCGGTGGAAAATTTCACTGCTTCTTGCGCTGGGTACAGCGTCGCAACTTACATTTTAGGAATTTGTGATAGGCATAATGACAATATTATGCTAAAAACATCTGGTCATTTGTTTCACATTGATTTCGGAAAATTTCTCGGCGATGCCCAAATGTTTGGAAACTTTAAGAG AGATAGAACGCCATTCGTACTGACGTCTGATATGGCATATGTTATAAACGGTGGTGACAAGCCTTCAGCAAAGTTTCATCATTTTGTGGACTTGTGCTGCCAAGCTTTTAATATAGTGCGAAAACATGGCAATCTTATTCTTCATCTTTTCGGACTg ATGACTTCATCTGGTATACCTGGCGTGACTGTGGACGCAGTTAGTTACGTGCAGAAGGCTCTACTTCCTGGACAAACAAATCCCGAAGCAGCGGCAACCTTCGCTCGTATGATAGAAAGCTCATTGAAAAATTGGTTtacgcaatttaattttttcctgcATAACCTGGCCCAGATGAGATTTTCCGGAGATCATAGTGAAGGGGAGCTATTATCCTTTATTCCACGCACATATAC aatgcAGCAGGAAGGTGAGCTAACAAGCGTTCAGGTTCATGGATATCAAAAACGTTACGATCCGGAGAAgtattacatgtatattttacgaataCAACGAAAAGGCCAACCAGATCCAACATATTTGTTTCGATCGTATAAGGAGTTTTGtgaattttatcaaaaattgtgtATACATTTTCCACTCGCAAAAGTTACCAG tttaccCAGTGGAATTAGTGTGGGACGGTCTAATATCAAACAAGTGGCCGATAAACGACGAGCGGATATAGAAAAGTTTCTAGTAAGTCTGTTCAAAATGGCACCGGAAATATCTCAAAGCGATCTGGTATATACCTTCTTTCATCCGTTGTTGCGAGACCAAAAGAATCCCGATATTCGTTTACGTAAAGTCAAAG TTGGAAATAATTGGTGGGCTGAAAAAAGAGTTAGAGACAACATGCAAAGTGGTCAGATCAAATTGGCTCTTCATTATGTTCGCGGCACATTATCCGTTATGGTTTGTCATGCACGAGGGCTCCCAAAAGTTGCGAATGCTCAAGAGCCAAATACATACGTGAAGGTGTATCTTAAACCTGATCCTACAAAGGCGACGAAACGGAAAACCAAAGTAGTTAAGAAAAACTGTCATCCATCGTTCATGGAGATG CTGGAGTATAGAATGCCTCTAGAAGTGATTAAAGAAAGAACGCTCGAAGCAACGATATGGAACCATGATACTTTGCAAGAAAATGAATTTCTCGGTGGTATAAGTTTACCACTTGGACGTCTCGAGTTGACAAACGAAACGATTGAATGGTTTCCGTTAGGTAATGTACGATAA
- the Pi3k68d gene encoding phosphatidylinositol 4-phosphate 3-kinase C2 domain-containing subunit beta isoform X2, whose amino-acid sequence MSHYGKSTCDQKTAVTDHERKYQEDLEQAKALSLESLALEKYRLEKLRLENLSNVQQACFTQNNVCNTNSVSETDGSQGERSQCRSRPRPGSINTNQKTTISTVILAPPPPIPCRRNSTTATSNQDSSTDLINFTSPVKQDNLAEYCSAAPPPPPKAPLEPKWDTHPSLLKKQSRVSRSNSSVSAYQSRDFRYHSLSPGPRSSTAPCTPGTPGISPIMSRATSVSNTVSDIIPQPAWKSIIFKHFFFTQIPPLPMNYRPTPAICAPFCMDDEQLNVLKVIEKKPNSNLIDLNSFEQTEDKTNVRVSVLEAFDPLLIKTDHENNSMQEHKNDSQSQVSGSVYDPFDPFDYMYSTNESVNSDPVYAAVEKSAKSPAVSPAAPPPLPPRNSAAWNTIERRRTSLDRRKRQTRLYENVTVIKTTSSLQDCDLKAFHNIIKSIRSEFPFNNPSTNIGYVVSPIMENLYPDGTSIKLVVHPQLPNNDADLVQPITFTCNVNCSVEHVILNVACSLEDEDTVNVEKYCLRVWGLAEYLAPNTTLAQYEYIHLCIKLEKDIELAIMNRAQIKQSIARTLQDDNCDQSLKLEDILPNEPSQPISYDTLIILLETVEKEMERVETAALQLATTNQGSTLLPQLQPHGVVQAVKAVCALMGNIETFEITEAIDNFVNACCQFLPQAHTANIECKKPEIIHEDGDYGVVTLRKKFPDVIASHCHKIRDAIQELVETYCHAFKVNFQLNSKGDFPTNTLIATEVIDTILVRVGALHRLPSTWKHDDYIVAAQIFHGTRPVGNPVLSEPMTVSTNFYPRILFNSWLEFRGISVCQVPREARLVLVLYGRTLQPAEHESNSSAENVMQKEELGWGAIQFFDYDGVMSQGSFFLSLWPAIADKRLGPAPAPGIHPRGDTHPIIGVELPDYGGKVLFPSSSELRDYDVDSLDFNSLDQNTQELLIDITQQDTFSRPPIDEREILWEKRHYLHDRPEALPKVLLAAHSWDWACLPDLHASLRIWSPLPPVQALQLLLPCFPDMKVREMAVDWIRELSNDELVDYLPQLLQAMKHETYEASPLTRFLLERALLSPRVAHYIYWLLNQALPGQSPQVQNSAEIAVDDDKAISCARYQRRLQLMLRALLAVIGDALRKSFLTQQLLVKNLHEVAENIKVTKESLRIDTLKTGLQNIHCQLMEDNGTCLPLSPSKLVFGINVQTCAYFPSFTLPLKINFISCDNVISPAIFKVGDDLQQDMLTLQMVRIMDKLWLKEGLDLKMVTFACVPTGHKRGMIEMVTDAETLRKIQVEFGLTGSFKDRPIAEWLAKHNPSELEYERAVENFTASCAGYSVATYILGICDRHNDNIMLKTSGHLFHIDFGKFLGDAQMFGNFKRDRTPFVLTSDMAYVINGGDKPSAKFHHFVDLCCQAFNIVRKHGNLILHLFGLMTSSGIPGVTVDAVSYVQKALLPGQTNPEAAATFARMIESSLKNWFTQFNFFLHNLAQMRFSGDHSEGELLSFIPRTYTMQQEGELTSVQVHGYQKRYDPEKYYMYILRIQRKGQPDPTYLFRSYKEFCEFYQKLCIHFPLAKVTSLPSGISVGRSNIKQVADKRRADIEKFLVSLFKMAPEISQSDLVYTFFHPLLRDQKNPDIRLRKVKVGNNWWAEKRVRDNMQSGQIKLALHYVRGTLSVMVCHARGLPKVANAQEPNTYVKVYLKPDPTKATKRKTKVVKKNCHPSFMEMLEYRMPLEVIKERTLEATIWNHDTLQENEFLGGISLPLGRLELTNETIEWFPLGNVR is encoded by the exons ATGTCACATTACGGCAAGAGCACCTGCGACCAAAAGACTGCAGTGACTGACCATGAGAGAAAGTACCAGGAGGACTTGGAGCAGGCCAAGGCCCTCAGTCTGGAAAGCCTGGCTCTAGAGAAGTACAGATTGGAGAAGCTGCGATTGGAAAATCTTAGTAATGTGCAACAGGCGTGCTTTACGCAAAACAATGTATGTAATACAAACAGTGTTTCGGAGACGGATGGCTCGCAGGGTGAAAG GTCTCAATGCAGAAGTCGGCCAAGACCAGGATCGATTAACACAAATCAAAAAACTACTATTAGTACGGTAATATTAGCACCGCCACCACCAATACCATGTAGAAGAAACTCAACAACCGCTACGTCGAATCAAGATTCTTCTACggatctaattaattttacaagccCTGTAAAACAAGATAATCTGGCTGAATATTGTTCGGCTGCACCTCCGCCACCacc gAAAGCACCATTAGAACCTAAATGGGATACTCATCCGTCGTTATTGAAGAAACAGTCAAGAGTGTCTCGAAGTAATAGCTCAGTCAGTGCATATCAATCTAGAGATTTTAGGTATCATTCCCTTTCCCCAGGTCCACGATCTTCCACAGCACCATGCACGCCAGGAACTCCGGGAATTAGCCCTATCATGTCAAGAGCTACTAGCGTCAGCAATACCGTATCTGATATTATTCCGCAG CCTGCATGGAAATCTATTatctttaaacattttttcttcACACAG attccTCCCTTGCCTATGAATTATAGACCAACACCTGCCATTTGTGCTCCGTTTTGTATGGACGATGAACAGTTGAACGTATTAAAAGTGATAGAGAAGAAACCAAATAGCAATCTTATAGATTTGAATAGTTTTGAACAAACAGAAGACAAAACAAACGTACGAGTTAGCGTATTGGAAGCATTTGATCCGTTACTTATTAAGACTGATCATGAAAATAATTCCATGCAAGAACATAAAAATG attCACAATCACAAGTTAGTGGCAGTGTATACGATCCATTTGACCCGTTCGATTATATGTATAGCACAAATGAAAGCGTTAATTCGGATCCGGTTTATGCTGCGGTGGAAAAATCAGCAAAATCTCCAGCTGTATCACCAGCTGCACCACCTCCATTGCCTCCTCGAAATTCGGCTGCGTGGAATACTATAGAAAGACGAAGAACTTCATTAGACCGTCGG AAGCGTCAAACACGATTGTATGAAAATGTAACAGTCATTAAAACTACATCGTCTCTGCAAGATTGTGACCTAAAAGCGTTTCACAATATTATAAAGTCTATACGAA GCGAGTTTCCGTTTAATAATCCTAGTACAAATATTGGATATGTTGTTAGCCCAATAATGGAAAATTTATATCCTGATGGTACAAGTATAAAATTAGTGGTTCATCCACAATTACCTAATAACGATGCGGATCTTGTACAACCTATCACTTTTACTTGTAAtg TGAACTGCAGTGTTGAGCatgttattttaaacgttGCCTGTTCCTTGGAAGACGAAGATACGGTGAATGTAGAAAAGTATTGTTTAAGAGTATGGGGATTAGCTGAATATCTTGCACCTAATACAACCTTAGCACAATAcgaatatatacatttatgtattaaattagaaaaagatattgagTTAGCTATAATGAACAGAGCGCAAATTAAACAATCCATTGCTCGAACG tTGCAAGATGATAATTGTGATCAATCTTTAAAACTAGAAGATATTTTACCGAATGAACCGTCGCAGCCTATTTCATAtgatacgttaattattttactgg AGACAGTAGAGAAAGAAATGGAACGCGTAGAAACTGCAGCGTTACAACTGGCAACCACAAATCAAGGCTCTACTTTATTGCCACAACTTCAACCGCACGGCGTAGTGCAAGCGGTAAAAGCAGTGTGTGCCTTAATGGGAAATATCGAGACATTCGAGATTACAGAAGCTATTGACAATTTCGTGAATGCTTGCTGCCAATTTTTGCCTCAAGCTCACACGGCCAATATAGAATGTAAAAAACCTGAGATTATACACGAAGATGGCGATTACGGTGTGGTAACTTTGAGGAAAAAGTTCCCTGATGTAATCGCGTCTCATTGTCATAAAATTCGCGATGCTATTCAGGAACTTGTCGAAACGTACTGTCATGCGTTTAAGgtcaattttcaattaaatagcAAAGGCGATTTTCCGACAA ataCATTGATTGCGACAGAAGTAATCGATACTATTTTGGTACGTGTTGGAGCTTTACACAGGTTACCATCTACTTGGAAACATGATGATTATATAGTAGCAGCTCAAATTTTTCACGGAACCAGACCTGTGGGAAATCCAGTTTTATCAGAACCAATGACAGTCAGTACGAATTTCTATCCAAGAATTCTATTTAATTCATG gTTGGAATTTCGCGGAATAAGTGTTTGTCAAGTACCACGGGAAGCCAGACTTGTGTTAGTTCTTTATGGACGCACGCTGCAGCCCGCGGAGCACGAATCTAACTCATCTGCAGAAAATGTAATGCAAAAAGAAGAACTCGGATGGGGTGCTATACAATTTTTCGATTATGATGG cGTTATGAGCCAAGGGAgtttttttctatctctttgGCCAGCCATTGCAGACAAACGATTAGGTCCGGCACCAGCACCTGGAATTCATCCGCGTGGTGATACTCATCCCATAATAGGAGTAGAATTACCCGATTATGGAGGAAAAGTATTATTTCCCAGTTCTTCGGAATTGCGAGATTATGATGTGGACTCGTTAGACTTTAATTCGTTAGATCAAAATACACAAGAATTACTAATAGATATTACGCAACAAGATACATTTTCGAG ACCGCCTATCGACGAAAGGGAAATTCTGTGGGAGAAAAGACATTATTTACACGATAGACCTGAAGCTTTACCAAAAGTATTACTAGCTGCACATAGTTGGGACTGGGCATGTCTACCGGATTTACATGCGTCACTTAGAATTTGGAGTCCACTGCCTCCTGTGCAGGCGTTACAGTTACTTTTACCGTg cTTTCCGGATATGAAAGTTAGGGAGATGGCTGTGGATTGGATTCGCGAGCTCAGTAATGACGAACTAGTCGATTATTTGCCACAATTACTTCAAGCAATGAAACACGAAACATATGAAGCATCACCTCTAACTCGATTTTTGTTAGAACGTGCCTTACTTTCACCACGAGTGGCtcattatatttattggtTGCTAAATCAAGCGCTGCCGGGACAAAGTCCCCAGGTACAG aattctGCTGAAATCGCCGTGGATGATGACAAAGCTATTAGTTGTGCTCGTTATCAACGAAGATTACAATTAATGTTAAGGGCATTATTGGCAGTTATCGGAGATGCGTTAAGAAAAAGTTTCCTCACCCAACAGCTACTAGTTAAA AATCTGCACGAAGTGgctgaaaatattaaagttacaaAAGAATCGTTACGAATAGATACGCTTAAAACTGGTTTACAAAATATACACTGCCAATTAATGGAAGACAATGGAACATGCTTGCCATTGTCTCCCAGTAAACTAGTATTTGGTATAAACGTACAGACTTGTGCCTATTTCCCGTCGTTCACTCTCccgttaaaaattaactttatcaGTTGTGATAATGTTATAAGTCCAGCTATCTTtaag gTTGGCGATGATTTGCAACAGGATATGTTAACTCTTCAAATGGTACGTATTATGGACAAATTGTGGTTGAAGGAAGGTCTTGATTTGAAAATGGTAACTTTTGCCTGTGTGCCCACCGGCCACAAACGTGGAATGATAGAAATGGTGACGGATGCGGAAACATTACGGAAAATTCAAGTCGAATTTGGACTAACTGGATCATTTAAGGATCGACCGATCGCGGAGTGGTTAGCGAAGCATAATCCTTCGGAATTAGAATATGAAAGGGCGGTGGAAAATTTCACTGCTTCTTGCGCTGGGTACAGCGTCGCAACTTACATTTTAGGAATTTGTGATAGGCATAATGACAATATTATGCTAAAAACATCTGGTCATTTGTTTCACATTGATTTCGGAAAATTTCTCGGCGATGCCCAAATGTTTGGAAACTTTAAGAG AGATAGAACGCCATTCGTACTGACGTCTGATATGGCATATGTTATAAACGGTGGTGACAAGCCTTCAGCAAAGTTTCATCATTTTGTGGACTTGTGCTGCCAAGCTTTTAATATAGTGCGAAAACATGGCAATCTTATTCTTCATCTTTTCGGACTg ATGACTTCATCTGGTATACCTGGCGTGACTGTGGACGCAGTTAGTTACGTGCAGAAGGCTCTACTTCCTGGACAAACAAATCCCGAAGCAGCGGCAACCTTCGCTCGTATGATAGAAAGCTCATTGAAAAATTGGTTtacgcaatttaattttttcctgcATAACCTGGCCCAGATGAGATTTTCCGGAGATCATAGTGAAGGGGAGCTATTATCCTTTATTCCACGCACATATAC aatgcAGCAGGAAGGTGAGCTAACAAGCGTTCAGGTTCATGGATATCAAAAACGTTACGATCCGGAGAAgtattacatgtatattttacgaataCAACGAAAAGGCCAACCAGATCCAACATATTTGTTTCGATCGTATAAGGAGTTTTGtgaattttatcaaaaattgtgtATACATTTTCCACTCGCAAAAGTTACCAG tttaccCAGTGGAATTAGTGTGGGACGGTCTAATATCAAACAAGTGGCCGATAAACGACGAGCGGATATAGAAAAGTTTCTAGTAAGTCTGTTCAAAATGGCACCGGAAATATCTCAAAGCGATCTGGTATATACCTTCTTTCATCCGTTGTTGCGAGACCAAAAGAATCCCGATATTCGTTTACGTAAAGTCAAAG TTGGAAATAATTGGTGGGCTGAAAAAAGAGTTAGAGACAACATGCAAAGTGGTCAGATCAAATTGGCTCTTCATTATGTTCGCGGCACATTATCCGTTATGGTTTGTCATGCACGAGGGCTCCCAAAAGTTGCGAATGCTCAAGAGCCAAATACATACGTGAAGGTGTATCTTAAACCTGATCCTACAAAGGCGACGAAACGGAAAACCAAAGTAGTTAAGAAAAACTGTCATCCATCGTTCATGGAGATG CTGGAGTATAGAATGCCTCTAGAAGTGATTAAAGAAAGAACGCTCGAAGCAACGATATGGAACCATGATACTTTGCAAGAAAATGAATTTCTCGGTGGTATAAGTTTACCACTTGGACGTCTCGAGTTGACAAACGAAACGATTGAATGGTTTCCGTTAGGTAATGTACGATAA